Within the Alteromonas sp. M12 genome, the region TGTAAGACTACCGCTACCTGAGGATAAAACAGAGTCGCTTTTGCTTGCAAAGCCGCCATCACTTGCATCCGCAGTTTCTAACCGGCTACCACTAGCTAATTGAGTAATAGCTACTTGATATTCGCCTTTAACAGCACTATTGGCAGCTTCAGCAGTAAAAGGCTCGATGCTATCATCTGGGTTGGTAATCTTAGGCTCACGCCCTTGCAAATTATTATCGCTGCGCAATTCATCTACGGTGTCTAAAAAGTCACTCATTTTGGATTTTAGCTGGCCAATACCAGAAATTTCCGCGTCTAAGGCCTCTTCTTTGTCGTCTAAACGAGTCTGTTTTGGTGCTCGCTCAGCCGCAATTAGCTGAGTGACTAAATCATCTAACGCCAGCCCAGAACCTACACCTAACGATTGAATAGTCATAACGAACCTCTTTTAAAAACTAAGCTTGTTTGTTTAATAATACCCCTACTGCGCTGCCAACGTCAGACTGGAGATCTTTGATTCTCTCAGACAAAGCAAGTACTTCTTCAGAGGGGATTTGTCTAATCACTTCCCCAGACTCTGAGTCGGTTACTTTAACCACTTGTCGTTCACTCTTTTCATCAACAGAAAACGACAGTTGACGATTAGTTGCCTGTAGAAAATCACTTATTTCACTAACCGCACTTTCAATGTTCAAAGAACTTTCATTGTTCGATGCGTTGTTATCGGCCTGCCTTTCTTTTTCTTGACCATT harbors:
- a CDS encoding flagellar protein FlaG, which produces MDVNFSQYGQNFAQQEVSTPVSVNVSEQNQLRNEQKAVAESAQNGQEKERQADNNASNNESSLNIESAVSEISDFLQATNRQLSFSVDEKSERQVVKVTDSESGEVIRQIPSEEVLALSERIKDLQSDVGSAVGVLLNKQA